The following coding sequences are from one Deinococcus betulae window:
- a CDS encoding TIGR00282 family metallophosphoesterase — translation MRVLFLGDVFGQPGRRVLSAHLPQLRAQADFVIVNMENSAGGFGLHREAADAALKAGAGCLTLGNHAWHHKDIFTMMQDEGTYPIVRPLNYSDPGTPGVGWRTFNVRTAAGLEKLTVVNLLGRVFMEAVGNPFLAMDDLLERDDLGTIFVDFHAEATSEKQAMGWHLAGRVAAVIGTHTHVPTADTRILKGGTAYQTDAGFTGPHDSVIGSGRDGPIQRFLTERPHRFGVAEASRAELNGVFVQIEGGRATGIERYRYIEEG, via the coding sequence ATGCGTGTGCTGTTTTTAGGGGACGTGTTCGGTCAGCCGGGGCGGCGGGTGCTGAGCGCCCACCTGCCTCAGCTGCGGGCTCAGGCCGATTTTGTCATTGTGAATATGGAGAACTCGGCGGGCGGCTTTGGGCTGCACCGCGAAGCCGCCGACGCCGCACTGAAGGCTGGGGCTGGCTGCCTCACGCTGGGCAATCACGCCTGGCACCACAAAGACATCTTCACGATGATGCAGGACGAGGGCACCTATCCCATTGTGCGGCCCCTCAATTACAGCGACCCTGGCACGCCCGGCGTGGGCTGGCGCACCTTCAATGTCAGGACGGCGGCGGGGCTAGAGAAACTCACGGTGGTCAATTTGCTGGGCCGGGTCTTTATGGAGGCGGTCGGCAACCCCTTTCTCGCTATGGACGACTTGCTGGAGCGGGACGACCTGGGCACTATTTTCGTGGACTTTCACGCCGAAGCCACCAGTGAGAAACAGGCGATGGGCTGGCACCTGGCTGGGCGCGTGGCCGCCGTGATCGGCACCCATACCCACGTCCCCACCGCCGACACCCGCATCTTGAAAGGCGGCACAGCCTACCAGACCGACGCCGGGTTTACCGGGCCACACGATTCGGTGATCGGCAGCGGGCGGGACGGCCCTATCCAGCGCTTCTTGACTGAGCGGCCCCACCGCTTTGGGGTGGCCGAAGCCAGCCGCGCGGAACTGAATGGGGTGTTTGTCCAGATAGAGGGCGGCCGGGCCACCGGGATTGAACGGTACCGTTACATCGAAGAAGGCTAA
- a CDS encoding U32 family peptidase, with protein sequence MPRARVKPEVMSPVGGQAQLRAAVEAGADAVFFGVNPARGEGRADGAGFHARAKVGFDLEALPDIMRGLHARGVQGFVTFNVLVFDRELRQAERQLIALAEAGVDALIVQDHGVARLAHEICPDLPIHGSTQMSITSAEGAELARRFGASRVVLGRELSLRDIERIAAATDIELETFVHGALCVSYSGQCFSSEAWGGRSANRGQCAQACRLPYDLLVDGHERDLGDARYLLSPGDLYALHQVPELVRIGVDCLKIEGRYKDAEFVALTTAAYRKAVDEAWAGLPLSVTAEEERDLEQVYSRGLGPHFMAGTNHQTVVRGRAPRHRGVRVGTVRGVTERGVLVELDEAVKPGDGLVFDPANWRAPEGREEGGFVYQVNPAGTLSELRFGRGAVDPRRVREGDPVWRTHDPTLAARVRPLVEAADPVHTRAVDAHFVGEVGQVPALSLTDEAGRCVTVTLPEPLSAARNRALDEATLREQLGKLGGTPYHLRTLTAELTGAGFLPVSALNALRRDAAAALTALREQAPARQPQGRLDSALRTFTRPAPEAAAPRLHALVRTPEQLDAALAARPDSITLDYLELYGLKPSVERVKAAGLPVRVASPRILKPTEQNLQKFLLSLGAGILVRSGGLLEGLQGQAADTELTGDFSLNAANLLTTRALLDLGLTRLTPTYDLNAQQITELAGLVGGAALEPVAYGHLPVFHTEHCVFCRFLSEGTDYTNCGHPCESHRVALRDERGRTHPVMADVGCRNTVFEGRPQVAGAHLDAWRAAGVADFRLEFVHETPEQVGEVIRLHRAFLAGDLSAAELERALDAEADAGVTEGSLFVPHDFGTLDALPVL encoded by the coding sequence ATGCCGCGTGCCCGTGTCAAACCCGAAGTCATGAGCCCCGTTGGGGGACAGGCGCAGCTGCGCGCCGCTGTGGAAGCCGGTGCCGACGCCGTGTTTTTTGGGGTTAATCCCGCCCGTGGCGAGGGCCGCGCCGACGGAGCCGGATTTCACGCCCGCGCCAAGGTGGGCTTTGACCTTGAAGCCCTGCCCGACATCATGCGGGGCCTGCACGCACGCGGGGTGCAGGGCTTTGTCACCTTCAACGTGCTGGTCTTTGACCGCGAACTGCGTCAGGCCGAGCGGCAGCTGATCGCGCTGGCCGAAGCCGGAGTGGACGCCCTGATCGTGCAGGACCACGGGGTGGCCCGCCTGGCGCATGAGATCTGCCCCGACCTCCCCATTCACGGCTCGACTCAGATGAGCATCACTTCGGCTGAAGGCGCCGAACTCGCGCGGCGCTTTGGGGCCAGCCGCGTGGTGCTGGGCCGCGAGCTGAGCCTGCGGGACATTGAGCGCATCGCCGCCGCCACCGACATCGAGCTGGAAACCTTTGTTCACGGCGCGCTGTGCGTGTCCTACTCGGGGCAGTGCTTTTCGTCGGAGGCCTGGGGTGGCCGCAGCGCCAACCGGGGCCAGTGTGCCCAGGCCTGCCGGTTGCCCTACGACCTGCTGGTGGACGGCCACGAGCGCGACCTGGGCGACGCCCGCTACCTCCTGTCGCCCGGCGACCTGTACGCGCTGCATCAGGTACCGGAACTGGTGCGGATTGGCGTGGACTGCCTGAAAATCGAAGGCCGCTACAAAGACGCCGAATTTGTGGCTCTGACCACCGCCGCCTACCGCAAGGCTGTCGACGAAGCCTGGGCGGGGCTGCCCCTCAGCGTCACCGCAGAGGAGGAGCGCGACCTCGAACAGGTGTATTCGCGTGGGCTGGGGCCGCACTTTATGGCGGGAACCAACCACCAGACGGTCGTGCGGGGCCGGGCGCCCAGGCACCGGGGCGTGCGCGTGGGCACCGTGCGCGGCGTGACGGAACGCGGCGTGCTGGTGGAACTGGACGAGGCCGTCAAACCCGGCGACGGTCTGGTCTTTGACCCGGCCAACTGGCGCGCACCCGAGGGCCGGGAGGAAGGCGGCTTCGTGTATCAGGTGAACCCAGCCGGCACCCTCTCTGAACTGCGCTTTGGGCGCGGCGCCGTGGACCCCCGCCGGGTGCGCGAAGGCGACCCCGTGTGGCGCACCCACGACCCCACGCTGGCGGCGCGGGTGAGGCCCCTGGTCGAGGCCGCCGATCCCGTTCACACCCGCGCGGTGGACGCGCATTTTGTGGGCGAGGTGGGCCAGGTGCCGGCCCTGTCCTTGACCGACGAAGCCGGCCGCTGCGTCACCGTCACCCTGCCCGAGCCCCTCTCGGCCGCCCGCAATCGGGCGCTGGACGAGGCGACCCTGCGCGAGCAACTGGGCAAGCTGGGCGGTACCCCTTACCATCTGCGGACCCTGACGGCCGAACTGACGGGCGCCGGCTTTCTGCCCGTCAGCGCCCTGAACGCCCTGCGACGGGACGCGGCAGCCGCCCTGACAGCTCTGCGCGAGCAGGCCCCGGCCCGTCAGCCTCAGGGGCGCCTGGACAGTGCTCTGCGCACGTTCACCCGGCCCGCACCAGAGGCCGCCGCGCCGCGCCTGCACGCCCTGGTCCGCACCCCCGAGCAACTGGACGCCGCCCTAGCCGCCCGGCCCGATTCCATCACGCTGGATTACCTTGAGCTGTACGGCCTCAAGCCCAGTGTGGAGCGGGTGAAAGCGGCGGGCCTTCCAGTGCGGGTGGCCAGTCCACGCATCCTCAAGCCCACCGAGCAGAATCTTCAGAAGTTCCTGTTGTCGCTGGGCGCCGGCATTCTGGTGCGCTCCGGGGGCCTGCTGGAGGGCCTTCAGGGGCAGGCGGCAGACACTGAGCTGACCGGCGACTTCAGCCTGAACGCCGCCAACCTGCTGACCACCCGCGCGCTGCTGGACCTGGGCCTAACCCGCCTGACCCCCACCTACGACCTGAACGCCCAGCAGATCACCGAACTGGCCGGGCTGGTGGGCGGCGCGGCGCTGGAGCCGGTAGCCTACGGGCACCTGCCGGTCTTTCACACCGAGCACTGCGTCTTCTGCCGCTTCCTCAGTGAGGGCACCGATTACACCAACTGCGGGCATCCCTGCGAGTCTCACCGGGTCGCGCTGCGCGACGAACGGGGCCGCACCCACCCAGTCATGGCCGACGTGGGCTGCCGCAACACGGTGTTTGAGGGTCGGCCGCAGGTGGCGGGCGCGCACCTGGACGCCTGGCGTGCAGCAGGTGTGGCGGATTTCCGGCTTGAGTTCGTCCACGAGACACCCGAGCAGGTGGGCGAGGTCATCCGTCTTCACCGCGCCTTCCTGGCGGGCGACCTCAGCGCCGCCGAGCTGGAACGCGCCCTCGATGCGGAGGCTGACGCTGGCGTCACCGAAGGTAGCCTCTTTGTGCCGCATGACTTCGGCACCCTGGACGCCCTGCCGGTGCTCTAG
- a CDS encoding eCIS core domain-containing protein, giving the protein MSAPKLTKRVQKQEGAHATATAAPATTPLTAPASIRQSLQRHITRPVAVQRQVVQAPLRAAQLERQETERLALQRHAVAEQLAALPSVPVAPPQPAASSAVTRPQSPMDWVTVMRQRAAEVEGQPLDARQHAQFTALQRQTAQALAQGFRTDRSPATARYEHYGDQLANLQRHPVSAPVAQVVLGLVPGRERLALQRAVDAAVQRQEVREQQAAAFAQTQTLQRQLAELDAEATQPVLQRIQARRGIGNPLPEAIQRHLEQGLNHDLSRVRIHDDAEADGLAKGVNAIAFTIGTDIFFQSGKFSPNTQSGLELLAHEVTHTVQQSQGRVGPGVDPDAGLEAEARSMGIRLAQSSFPHSAKRLLTTTPHTLALSGRFAMQRQYETPLVFSNTVTHDQMFLGGNGQQWADAGTAARMALQQLPSHLGRQFKGIPAELLAGLLTMLRDSALVLTATTALGALIGAFFGGAGAVPGATIGAEMGLAVLNAWGLGAIVAVVGKQLGVLNMSVQSYLALARSAHGNQQRIQAASEALTRGLVVLADAVILAIAALVLKSGVQVMGKTRLGQQIGAKSASSPTIQWLKARQGMTATRVAAGPTVRHLIAQGLVQGRRLMQVTEKLHKQGIRLASGVEKGLDLPADPVLARQAIQIGTVKMRLHPEYSALIGKIRSYGFDIQHKKGVAYVENIQRVNADYSPHSVERRIVIDEDARFLDLRHEFDHVLQIMDTFKGELWTARYMAKPNGGWKLLDTNSNLKSQATGQLMKETHNNALELHVRLKEFFRLRDQGADEKILAEHGVDVVERILDYKKALRNRDEWVRWGAEKLPQFSALIEKFEPYISVYK; this is encoded by the coding sequence GTGAGCGCGCCCAAATTGACCAAGCGGGTTCAGAAGCAGGAGGGCGCCCATGCAACTGCGACGGCCGCGCCGGCAACCACGCCGCTCACGGCACCCGCTTCTATCCGACAAAGCCTTCAGCGGCACATTACCCGGCCGGTTGCCGTCCAGCGTCAAGTGGTGCAGGCTCCGCTGCGGGCGGCGCAATTGGAACGGCAGGAAACTGAACGTCTGGCCTTGCAGCGCCACGCGGTGGCCGAACAACTGGCTGCTCTACCCAGTGTGCCAGTGGCGCCACCTCAGCCAGCCGCCTCATCGGCAGTGACCAGGCCCCAGAGCCCGATGGACTGGGTCACGGTCATGCGTCAACGGGCCGCAGAAGTAGAGGGTCAGCCGCTTGACGCCCGTCAACACGCGCAATTCACAGCGTTGCAGCGGCAGACTGCGCAGGCCCTGGCGCAAGGCTTCCGAACAGACCGCAGCCCAGCCACTGCCCGCTACGAGCACTACGGCGACCAGCTGGCCAACTTGCAGCGGCACCCTGTCAGCGCGCCAGTGGCACAGGTGGTGCTGGGGCTGGTGCCCGGTCGCGAACGGCTGGCACTGCAGCGGGCAGTGGATGCCGCTGTGCAGCGGCAGGAAGTGCGTGAACAACAGGCCGCTGCCTTTGCCCAAACCCAGACCCTGCAGCGCCAACTGGCCGAACTGGATGCCGAGGCGACACAGCCCGTCTTGCAGCGTATCCAGGCGCGTCGTGGAATCGGCAACCCCTTGCCCGAGGCCATTCAGCGGCATCTAGAGCAGGGTCTGAATCATGACTTGAGCCGGGTGCGCATTCATGACGATGCCGAAGCAGACGGACTGGCCAAGGGCGTCAATGCCATTGCGTTTACCATAGGAACAGACATTTTCTTCCAAAGCGGGAAGTTTAGCCCGAACACCCAGAGCGGCCTGGAACTGTTGGCCCATGAGGTCACGCATACAGTGCAGCAAAGTCAGGGACGGGTGGGACCGGGAGTAGACCCAGATGCAGGCCTGGAGGCAGAGGCGCGGAGCATGGGCATACGGCTGGCACAAAGTTCCTTTCCTCATTCTGCCAAACGCTTACTAACGACTACGCCTCATACCCTTGCCCTATCTGGACGCTTCGCCATGCAGCGGCAATATGAAACGCCTCTGGTCTTTTCGAATACGGTGACCCACGATCAGATGTTCTTGGGTGGCAATGGACAGCAATGGGCAGATGCTGGCACTGCAGCCCGGATGGCACTACAGCAACTCCCATCGCACCTCGGACGACAGTTCAAAGGAATACCAGCAGAACTTTTGGCAGGACTCCTCACTATGCTGCGGGACAGCGCTCTAGTTCTAACTGCAACCACAGCGCTCGGAGCATTGATAGGAGCCTTCTTCGGGGGCGCAGGAGCAGTGCCGGGAGCCACCATTGGCGCGGAAATGGGCTTGGCCGTACTGAATGCCTGGGGTCTGGGAGCCATTGTCGCTGTCGTAGGCAAACAATTGGGTGTTCTGAATATGAGTGTGCAGTCTTACCTCGCCCTTGCCCGCTCAGCCCACGGCAATCAGCAGCGCATTCAGGCTGCCAGTGAAGCGCTGACCCGTGGACTGGTTGTTCTCGCAGACGCTGTCATTCTGGCTATCGCGGCCCTTGTCCTCAAAAGTGGCGTGCAGGTTATGGGCAAAACCAGACTGGGACAGCAGATTGGCGCTAAGAGCGCCAGCAGCCCTACTATTCAGTGGCTTAAAGCTAGACAGGGCATGACAGCCACCAGGGTAGCGGCTGGCCCGACCGTACGTCACCTCATCGCTCAGGGGCTGGTCCAGGGCCGCCGGCTGATGCAGGTGACCGAAAAGCTCCATAAGCAGGGAATCAGACTCGCTTCTGGAGTCGAAAAAGGCCTTGATCTCCCTGCAGATCCAGTGCTGGCTCGACAGGCCATCCAAATTGGGACGGTCAAGATGCGTCTCCACCCCGAATACTCTGCACTTATAGGCAAAATCAGGTCGTACGGCTTCGACATTCAGCACAAGAAGGGAGTGGCGTATGTCGAAAATATTCAACGAGTAAATGCAGATTACTCTCCTCACTCTGTTGAACGCAGAATAGTCATTGACGAAGATGCCAGATTTCTAGACTTACGGCATGAATTTGACCACGTTCTGCAGATCATGGACACGTTCAAGGGCGAGTTGTGGACGGCACGTTATATGGCGAAGCCAAATGGTGGTTGGAAACTACTCGACACGAACTCGAATCTCAAGTCTCAGGCTACAGGCCAGCTGATGAAGGAGACGCACAATAATGCACTGGAGCTCCATGTTCGTCTCAAAGAGTTCTTCAGGCTACGAGATCAGGGGGCAGATGAGAAGATTCTAGCGGAGCATGGTGTTGATGTCGTAGAACGCATCCTTGATTACAAGAAGGCTTTGCGAAACAGGGATGAATGGGTGAGATGGGGTGCAGAAAAACTTCCACAGTTTAGTGCTTTGATAGAAAAATTTGAACCCTATATATCAGTTTATAAATAG
- a CDS encoding DUF402 domain-containing protein codes for MVTEVSQLAHPVKTERHDVPARRHHTNTGVRAVDAYHLTPQGLYVSRPFTSHPRVRHWQAHLLPALNLVVCRYDFHGEREHDYHLDVADIWQEGEVWVVRDLYLDVLVHDGLMAEIVDTDELLAARAAGYLSEPDMHRAVAMAHRTLSGLARARYSLNSWLEAQGMNLSWAEDGRPAPALTESVGG; via the coding sequence ATGGTGACTGAGGTCTCCCAGCTGGCGCATCCTGTCAAGACCGAGCGGCATGACGTGCCGGCCCGGCGCCATCACACGAATACAGGGGTGCGTGCTGTCGATGCCTATCACCTGACGCCGCAGGGTCTGTATGTCTCGCGCCCTTTCACGTCTCACCCACGTGTGCGGCACTGGCAGGCGCACCTGTTGCCAGCTCTGAATCTGGTGGTCTGCCGCTACGACTTTCACGGCGAGCGTGAACATGACTATCACCTGGACGTGGCGGATATCTGGCAGGAAGGCGAGGTCTGGGTGGTGCGCGACCTGTATCTGGACGTGCTGGTGCACGACGGTCTGATGGCCGAGATTGTGGACACCGACGAACTGCTGGCCGCTCGCGCCGCCGGTTACCTGAGTGAACCCGACATGCACCGCGCCGTGGCGATGGCCCACCGCACCCTGTCGGGGCTGGCGCGGGCACGCTACAGTCTGAACAGCTGGTTGGAGGCCCAGGGCATGAATCTGAGCTGGGCCGAAGATGGCCGCCCTGCGCCGGCCCTGACCGAGAGCGTGGGCGGTTAA
- a CDS encoding phosphoenolpyruvate carboxylase has protein sequence MSIRSDVKTLGRMLGQVLKEQEGEAFFNLVERTRALVREVRAGGDDHELRAMLAELSGADAGNLARAFTWYFQLVNLAEEYERVRVLRAAGGVRPQSLEQAMQELRTQGLSAEEVEALLARLDLGLTFTAHPTEMRRRTVRRHLEQVARALPGLAEGGAEGTAAEQIAAHVEALWRTPELRRLKPTVLDEVKGGLNYVSSIAEALPGLQRDLQRAFREVYGRDTAATLPLSFSSWMGGDRDGNPFVTPQATREALALHRERAREVLLGLIRQAFADLSQADEDGQEGTRTELQALFDAVQVGETVALVPRLEALDASLRAQGQRRSAEQLLTPLLTAARVFGQHLVSLDIREHSAQTGAAVAELLRASGVEADYLSLPEHAKQELLTRELRSRRPLWPAGEGLPEALETAIGPIREVQGAVRQAGPRAFGRYVISMAESVSDVLEPLLLAREVGLRILPVPLFETLDDLTRAPQVVWELLSLPEYRVVLGEGVQEIMLGYSDSNKDAGFLAANWALHEAQRQISEVCRRAGVRWRFFHGRGTSIGRGGGPASRAILGQPAGTIDAGLRITEQGEALADKYSHPVLARRNLEQALYGLLLSAARQSSDLNPSWTDAMTRAARASAGAYRALVDDPGFLPFFEAVTPIHEIARLNIASRPVRRPGAPTLGNLRAIPWVMSWTQNRANLPGWYGLLEGLDAIGLDTAREMYAAWPFFRTVLDNAQMSLAKSDPLIFDEYLRLDGAGAHPLAAQLKTAYARTAEGVAAVVGAELMANEPRLKESISLRNPYIDPIHRIQVELLRRSRSQEGGLDAFERPLLLTIQGIAAGVRNTG, from the coding sequence ATGAGTATTCGGAGCGATGTCAAAACGCTGGGCCGCATGCTGGGCCAAGTGCTGAAAGAGCAGGAAGGCGAAGCGTTTTTCAATCTCGTTGAGCGCACGCGCGCCCTGGTGCGCGAGGTGCGTGCCGGCGGCGATGACCACGAACTGCGCGCCATGCTGGCCGAGCTGTCGGGGGCCGACGCGGGCAACCTGGCGCGCGCCTTTACCTGGTATTTCCAACTGGTCAATCTAGCCGAGGAATACGAGCGGGTGCGGGTGCTGCGCGCCGCCGGAGGCGTGCGGCCCCAGAGCCTGGAACAGGCGATGCAGGAACTCAGGACCCAGGGGCTCAGCGCCGAGGAGGTCGAGGCCCTGCTCGCCCGCCTGGACCTGGGCCTGACCTTTACGGCCCACCCCACCGAGATGCGGCGGCGCACGGTGCGGCGGCATCTGGAACAGGTGGCCCGCGCGCTGCCGGGGCTGGCAGAGGGCGGCGCCGAGGGAACGGCCGCCGAGCAGATCGCTGCCCACGTGGAGGCCCTGTGGCGCACCCCCGAACTGCGCCGCCTCAAGCCCACCGTGCTGGACGAGGTCAAAGGCGGCCTGAACTACGTGTCCAGCATCGCCGAGGCCCTGCCGGGGCTGCAGCGCGACCTGCAACGCGCCTTCCGCGAGGTCTACGGCCGCGACACGGCGGCGACCCTGCCGCTCAGCTTTTCCTCTTGGATGGGTGGGGACCGCGACGGCAACCCGTTCGTGACGCCGCAGGCCACCCGCGAAGCGCTGGCCCTGCACCGCGAGCGGGCGCGTGAGGTGCTGCTGGGGCTGATTCGGCAGGCGTTTGCCGACCTCAGCCAGGCCGATGAGGACGGTCAGGAGGGCACCCGCACCGAGTTACAGGCCCTCTTTGACGCTGTGCAGGTGGGCGAGACGGTGGCGTTGGTGCCGCGCCTGGAAGCCTTGGACGCCAGCCTCAGAGCCCAGGGCCAGCGCCGCAGCGCCGAACAACTGCTCACGCCTCTGCTGACGGCCGCGCGGGTGTTCGGGCAGCACCTTGTCAGCCTCGACATCCGCGAGCACTCGGCGCAAACCGGGGCGGCGGTGGCGGAATTGCTGCGCGCCTCGGGCGTGGAGGCCGACTACCTATCCCTTCCCGAGCACGCCAAGCAGGAGTTGCTGACCCGCGAATTACGGTCTCGCCGGCCGCTGTGGCCCGCAGGCGAAGGGCTACCCGAGGCGCTGGAAACCGCCATCGGGCCTATCCGCGAGGTGCAGGGCGCCGTGCGCCAGGCCGGGCCGCGCGCCTTCGGCCGTTACGTCATCAGCATGGCCGAGTCCGTCAGCGACGTACTAGAGCCGCTGCTGCTGGCGCGCGAGGTGGGTCTGCGGATTCTGCCCGTGCCGCTGTTTGAGACCCTGGACGATCTGACACGCGCCCCGCAGGTGGTTTGGGAACTGCTGAGCCTCCCCGAATACCGCGTGGTGCTGGGCGAGGGCGTGCAGGAAATCATGCTGGGCTACAGCGACTCCAACAAGGACGCTGGGTTTCTGGCCGCCAACTGGGCGCTGCACGAGGCCCAGCGCCAGATCAGCGAGGTCTGCCGCCGGGCGGGCGTACGCTGGCGCTTTTTTCATGGGCGCGGCACCTCCATCGGGCGCGGGGGCGGGCCCGCCAGCCGGGCCATTCTGGGCCAGCCGGCCGGCACTATTGACGCGGGCCTGCGCATCACCGAACAGGGCGAGGCGCTGGCCGACAAGTACAGCCACCCGGTGCTGGCGCGGCGCAACCTGGAACAGGCCCTCTACGGCCTGCTGCTCTCGGCGGCGCGGCAGAGCAGTGACCTCAACCCCAGCTGGACCGATGCCATGACCCGCGCCGCCCGCGCCAGTGCCGGGGCTTACCGGGCCCTGGTGGACGACCCCGGCTTCCTGCCGTTTTTCGAGGCGGTGACGCCTATCCATGAGATTGCGCGCCTGAACATCGCCAGCCGGCCGGTGCGCCGCCCTGGCGCCCCCACCCTGGGCAACCTGCGCGCTATTCCCTGGGTCATGAGCTGGACGCAAAACCGCGCCAACCTCCCCGGCTGGTACGGGCTGCTGGAAGGGCTGGACGCCATTGGGCTGGACACCGCCCGCGAGATGTACGCCGCCTGGCCCTTTTTCCGCACGGTGCTGGACAATGCGCAGATGAGCCTGGCCAAAAGTGACCCCCTCATTTTCGACGAATACCTGCGGCTGGACGGCGCGGGCGCACACCCATTAGCCGCGCAGCTTAAAACTGCCTACGCCCGCACCGCCGAGGGGGTCGCGGCGGTGGTGGGGGCGGAACTCATGGCCAATGAGCCCCGTCTGAAAGAAAGCATCAGCCTGCGCAATCCCTACATTGACCCTATCCACCGCATTCAGGTGGAATTGCTGCGCCGCAGCCGCAGCCAGGAGGGCGGCCTGGACGCCTTCGAGCGGCCCCTTCTGCTGACCATTCAGGGCATTGCGGCGGGGGTGCGGAATACCGGCTGA